The following coding sequences are from one Triticum aestivum cultivar Chinese Spring chromosome 5A, IWGSC CS RefSeq v2.1, whole genome shotgun sequence window:
- the LOC123106382 gene encoding zinc finger CCHC domain-containing protein 10-like, which produces MSGNNSQAVADRIKAQALSNAKGLSRAQAERAAEAAARNVNAYGQKEEGPSHWQERKEAKRKMYLMSTEQPVRLGVRRNAVPTSSAGGQCQKCFQPGHWTYECKNERVYISRPSRTEQLKNPRLKKKVSLPARSRFVNPDLEKEMEEERKLTGEKQKEKSERREVKSKRKHRASVSDTDSDSKSSSSGSEYSSESGSSSYSPLDSEDRKHRCNAKQKKRRHRRDSTSSSSSSLSKSESEPDSDNNGSNKRKSKKRGYTRRA; this is translated from the coding sequence ATGTCTGGAAATAATTCCCAGGCCGTGGCAGACCGAATAAAGGCGCAGGCCCTATCAAATGCTAAGGGATTGAGCAGGGCTCAAGCTGAACGTGCAGCGGAAGCTGCTGCCCGCAATGTCAATGCCTATGGGCAGAAGGAAGAGGGGCCAAGCCACTGGCAAGAGAGGAAGGAGGCCAAGAGGAAGATGTATCTGATGAGCACGGAGCAGCCTGTGAGGCTAGGTGTGAGGCGAAATGCCGTACCAACTTCTTCCGCTGGTGGCCAATGTCAGAAGTGCTTCCAGCCCGGGCACTGGACGTATGAGTGCAAGAACGAACGGGTCTACATCTCGCGGCCCTCGAGGACGGAGCAGCTTAAGAACCCCAGGCTGAAGAAGAAAGTGTCGCTGCCGGCTCGCTCTCGGTTCGTGAACCCTGATCTTGAGAAGGAGATGGAGGAGGAAAGGAAGCTGACGGGAGAAAAACAGAAGGAGAAGTCTGAGAGAAGGGAGGTAAAGAGTAAGAGAAAACATCGTGCTTCGGTGTCAGACACTGACTCTGACTCCAAATCATCATCGAGTGGGTCTGAGTATTCTTCTGAAAGCGGTAGTTCAAGCTACAGTCCATTGGACTCGGAGGATAGGAAGCATCGATGCAACGCGAAGCAGAAGAAAAGAAGGCACCGAAGGGACAGCACGTCTTCATCATCCTCCTCGTTATCCAAATCTGAGTCTGAACCTGATTCTGACAATAATGGCAGCAACAAAAGGAAGAGCAAGAAGCGTGGTTACACGCGCCGAGCTTGA
- the LOC123106383 gene encoding mitochondrial metalloendopeptidase OMA1, translating into MSRLWCALSQMLRRCRAPAAPQRLLHWCSSASRVTPALLRRPASTMARQFGRQYRWYDDPRKVAAAMAIGLSAAMMATCDREVVPCTNRSHLVVLSPKEERDLGESLFAEEMAKHRHKTVDPCHPDSVRVRRIAERIIHAANRGLGVYNSRDAPMLRVTQKGNKPWAPQPHTRHLHGLNGSWELVLATHGNATAGSAPGGKIIVFTGLLDWYKTDGEVAFALAHEVGHLIARHQADIMSRLWLPAILRRRFLHRKEIEADRIGTLLLGAAGFHPLNALAFIGKATEIVGDYTLRREILEADHPHPKRRLWHLSNANTMEEALELYREATAMDKVTEKYFVNPTM; encoded by the exons ATGAGCCGTTTGTGGTGCGCGCTCTCCCAGATGCTCCGCCGCTGCAGAGCTCCGGCCGCCCCGCAGCGCCTGCTTCACTGGTGTTCTTCTGCCTCCCGCGTCACGCCTGCTCTACTCCGTCGCCCAGCGTCGACTATGGCGCGGCAGTTTGGTCGGCAATACCGTTGGTACGACGACCCTCGGAAGGTCGCCGCGGCGATGGCGATCGGCTTGAGCGCCGCGATGATGGCCACATGCGACCGCGAGGTCGTGCCCTGCACCAACCGCTCCCACCTGGTCGTCCTATCTCCCAAGGAGGAGCGCGACCTCGGCGAGTCCCTTTTCGCCGAGGAGATGGCCAAGCACAGGCATAAGACAGTGGACCCATGCCATCCGGACAGCGTCCGCGTCCGTCGCATCGCCGAGAGAATCATCCACGCCGCCAACCGTGGCCTGGGCGTCTACAACAGCCGCGACGCCCCCATGCTCCGCGTCACTCAGAAAGGAAACAAGCCGTGGGCACCGCAGCCACACACGAGGCACCTCCATGGCCTCAACGGCAGCTGGGAGCTGGTCCTTGCGACACATGGTAACGCCACTGCAGGGTCCGCGCCCGGTGGCAAGATTATAGTCTTCACCGGACTGCTCGATTGGTATAAGACCGACGGTGAGGTCGCCTTCGCTCTTGCACATGAG GTTGGGCACCTCATTGCAAGGCACCAGGCGGATATCATGAGCAGGCTGTGGTTACCGGCAATCCTACGTCGGAGGTTCTTACATCG TAAGGAGATAGAGGCAGATCGCATTGGAACCTTACTACTTGGTGCTGCTGGTTTCCATCCACTCAATGCCCTTGCATTCATTGGGAAGGCAACCGAGATCGTAGGAGATTATACTCTACGGAGAGAGATCCTGGAAGCTGATCATCCTCACCCCAAGAGAAGATTGTGGCATTTATCAAACGCCAATACAATGGAGGAAGCGCTGGAACTGTACAGAGAAGCTACTGCCATGGATAAAGTAACTGAAAAATATTTTGTCAACCCTACCATGTAA